The Blastocatellia bacterium DNA window CTGTCGGCGCAAAAGATCCGCCGAATGCTACGCCTGGCGCAGGATCCCATCTCGCTGGAAACGCCCATCGGTGAGGATGAATCAAATCATCTCGGTGAACTCCTGGAAGATGTGCGGTCGCCGAACCCGATGGATATTGTCATCGCCAATAATCTGCGCAAGGTGACCGACGAGGTCCTCAAAGATCTCAACTCGCGGGAGGAGATGGTCATCCGCATGAGGTTCGGCCTCAATGCCGATGGCGTCGAACACACGCTGGAAGAAATCGGCAGGCATTTCGCCGTCACCCGCGAGCGAATCCGCCAGATTGAATCGAAGGCCATTCGCAAGCTGCGCCATCCCAAGCGGGTGCGCAAGCTGCGCTGCTTCTACGACGGGGCCGATGAGAGATGACTCCCCGCGCTCCAGTCGGGGATGCCGTTCAGCAAGGGGCAGGCGAGCACCTGCTCGACGCGTCATGCGTCCACGATTTCTTGGAAGAGATCGAAAGAGACTCGACCGAGGAGTCCCTGGTCAACAACCCAAGGAGGCAACGTGTATTGCCCACGCTGTGGTCGCCCGGCGGCTGACCGTCAGCGGTACTGCACCGGGTGCGGAACAAATCTTCTGATCGTTTCCCAGGCATTAGAGCAAAGCCCGTCCGAACGAGAAGACGACAAGGCCATCCTCGCTCGCGTCAACCAATTCCGTCACGGAGTCCATCAGATGTTCACCGGTATCGGTCTCGCTCTCTTCTTCCTTTTCTTTTTCGGCAGTATGAGAATGGCGGCCATCGGACTCCTCATTTTCCTCATCGGCCTGGGCCGATCCATCAGTGCCGTGCTCGTCGCATCGCCGCG harbors:
- a CDS encoding DUF6249 domain-containing protein, with amino-acid sequence MYCPRCGRPAADRQRYCTGCGTNLLIVSQALEQSPSEREDDKAILARVNQFRHGVHQMFTGIGLALFFLFFFGSMRMAAIGLLIFLIGLGRSISAVLVASPRLMIGVDVPIRRGPTEQLTADASSAGWTPHRSSRRETTPSSEWRTPIASAPPVEPPRVTEHTTLPLQSPEMASSRRGEKE